The proteins below are encoded in one region of Clostridium estertheticum:
- a CDS encoding DUF2798 domain-containing protein: MEKCMPTNAKEGLIYGGVICALTCIFMATMNICINMGGVSGEAVAISLKSIPLVFIIAMIIENFIVGKIADKLVNAFISPTDSLNSHIMFRTFFTVIGMSIIMTIVGGSLANGFSLEAIKEFPINWPRNFCVAIFLELIIVQPIARTVMRRMHEFKEKYQTNNGNDNELDNSLD; this comes from the coding sequence ATGGAGAAATGTATGCCTACAAATGCAAAAGAAGGTTTAATTTACGGAGGTGTTATATGTGCATTGACTTGCATTTTTATGGCAACTATGAATATTTGTATTAACATGGGTGGAGTGTCAGGAGAAGCTGTAGCTATATCATTAAAATCAATTCCGTTAGTCTTTATAATTGCAATGATAATTGAGAACTTTATAGTGGGGAAGATAGCTGATAAACTGGTGAATGCTTTTATTTCACCAACAGATAGCTTAAATTCTCATATTATGTTTAGGACATTTTTTACCGTTATTGGTATGTCTATTATTATGACAATTGTGGGAGGAAGTTTAGCAAATGGGTTTAGTCTGGAAGCTATTAAAGAGTTCCCAATTAACTGGCCACGTAATTTTTGTGTAGCTATATTTTTGGAACTGATTATTGTACAGCCTATTGCAAGAACTGTGATGAGAAGAATGCATGAATTTAAAGAAAAATATCAAACAAATAATGGAAATGACAATGAGTTGGATAATAGCTTAGATTAA